The following coding sequences are from one Candidatus Bathyarchaeota archaeon window:
- a CDS encoding isopentenyl phosphate kinase family protein, protein MEEKTITQVPKPIILKLGGSVITIKNESFTLNKRAITRLAKEIKRADVNSLVIVHGGGSFGHPVAKQYKIDEGYKDSSQIIGFAKTHQAMTTLNKHVIDSLINQNIPAVEIQPASIIITKSGRIHIMEERPLTKLLELGFTPVLYGDAVPDSNIGFAILSGDQLVSQLAIRLNAERFIIGVDVDGLYTADPKTSPSAQLIQHITLQQLKKLQNKIEKTNVTDVTGGMLGKILELIPALEHGVNVRIVNALKPDNVYRALEGEEVVGTFIEKG, encoded by the coding sequence ATGGAGGAAAAGACGATAACGCAAGTACCAAAGCCGATTATTCTAAAGCTTGGAGGATCAGTTATTACAATAAAGAATGAGTCCTTTACTCTAAACAAGAGAGCAATCACGAGACTTGCAAAAGAGATCAAACGAGCTGATGTTAACTCTCTTGTCATAGTTCATGGTGGTGGTTCTTTCGGTCATCCAGTTGCAAAACAGTACAAGATAGATGAAGGCTACAAAGATTCGTCACAGATCATAGGATTCGCAAAAACACATCAAGCAATGACAACACTAAACAAACATGTCATAGATTCCCTAATAAACCAAAACATTCCAGCGGTAGAAATCCAACCCGCCTCCATCATAATTACAAAGTCAGGTCGAATCCACATCATGGAAGAAAGACCATTAACGAAACTGCTTGAATTAGGATTCACACCAGTTCTTTACGGAGACGCGGTCCCAGACTCAAACATCGGATTCGCCATCCTATCCGGCGACCAACTTGTCTCCCAACTCGCAATACGACTGAACGCAGAACGATTCATAATTGGCGTAGACGTAGACGGCCTCTACACCGCAGACCCTAAAACCAGCCCGTCCGCCCAACTCATCCAACACATCACCCTACAACAACTGAAAAAGCTACAAAACAAAATCGAAAAAACAAATGTAACCGATGTCACAGGTGGCATGCTTGGAAAAATACTTGAACTAATACCTGCACTAGAACATGGAGTTAATGTGAGAATCGTGAACGCTTTAAAACCCGACAACGTTTACCGCGCACTTGAAGGAGAAGAAGTTGTCGGCACCTTCATCGAAAAGGGGTGA
- a CDS encoding Hsp20/alpha crystallin family protein encodes MSEPWWKRRRRKKSPHTWFNIFDEFDRLEDMMDEMMSKAFETPTEKAKAYRPYVYGFSMSIGPNGKPVIREFGNVQKSRFGPQIREEREPLVDVIEEDKDVVIVTELPGVEKNGIHLHTTKDHLTISVDTPKRKYHKELTLPAKVDPKSAQASYKNGVLEVRLKKLVENQFKGEKIFVK; translated from the coding sequence ATGAGCGAACCCTGGTGGAAACGCCGAAGAAGGAAAAAAAGTCCACATACATGGTTCAACATCTTCGACGAGTTCGACAGACTCGAAGACATGATGGACGAAATGATGAGCAAAGCTTTTGAAACCCCGACCGAAAAAGCAAAAGCTTACAGACCCTACGTATACGGTTTCTCAATGTCTATCGGACCCAACGGAAAACCCGTGATCCGAGAATTCGGAAATGTTCAAAAAAGCCGTTTCGGTCCTCAAATTCGAGAAGAACGGGAACCCCTCGTTGACGTTATAGAGGAGGACAAAGACGTAGTCATCGTAACTGAACTCCCAGGCGTAGAAAAAAACGGTATACACCTCCACACAACCAAAGATCACCTAACAATTTCAGTTGACACACCCAAACGAAAATACCACAAGGAACTAACGCTCCCCGCAAAAGTAGACCCCAAATCCGCTCAAGCCTCATACAAAAACGGAGTACTCGAAGTACGCCTGAAAAAACTCGTAGAAAACCAATTCAAAGGCGAAAAAATCTTCGTAAAATAA
- a CDS encoding 50S ribosomal protein L15, with product MPQKLRKTRKMRGSRTHGYGQIGQHRKTGGKGGRKAGRHKAGWTWVIKHEPNYYGKRGFTSPQSLHHKISIINVGQLEELADRLAKEQLEKKKRKTVLDLNKLGYNKLLGMGNITRPLLVKITFHSENAAKKIEKAGGQILEKT from the coding sequence ATGCCCCAAAAGCTTCGGAAAACCCGAAAGATGCGCGGCTCCAGAACCCACGGTTACGGCCAGATCGGGCAGCATAGAAAAACTGGAGGAAAAGGCGGACGAAAGGCAGGCCGCCACAAAGCAGGGTGGACGTGGGTGATAAAGCATGAACCCAACTATTATGGAAAAAGAGGATTCACGTCTCCGCAAAGTCTACACCACAAAATCTCTATCATCAACGTAGGACAACTCGAGGAACTAGCTGACAGATTGGCTAAGGAACAACTAGAAAAAAAGAAGAGAAAAACCGTTTTAGACCTCAACAAGCTGGGATATAACAAGCTCTTAGGAATGGGAAACATAACCAGACCCCTCCTCGTCAAGATCACATTTCACTCAGAAAACGCGGCTAAAAAAATAGAGAAGGCCGGCGGGCAGATCTTGGAAAAAACATGA